One region of Ornithinibacter aureus genomic DNA includes:
- a CDS encoding thioredoxin family protein encodes MIIKVLGPGCHNCHTLEKNVRAALAGLGIEAPIESVTDYGEIAGYGVLRTRGSSSTRRSSCRGACRSPMRSPDCSPPAPDGAGPDGAGIAAHPAPGPPVLR; translated from the coding sequence ATGATCATCAAGGTCCTCGGCCCCGGCTGCCACAACTGCCACACCCTCGAGAAGAACGTCCGGGCGGCCCTGGCCGGTCTCGGCATCGAGGCGCCCATCGAGTCGGTCACCGACTACGGCGAGATCGCCGGCTACGGCGTGCTGCGCACCCGGGGCTCGTCGTCGACGAGGAGGTCGTCGTGTCGGGGCGCGTGCCGAAGCCCGATGAGATCGCCGGACTGCTCTCCTCCCGCGCCTGACGGCGCAGGGCCCGACGGCGCAGGCATCGCGGCCCACCCGGCCCCCGGCCCCCCGGTCCTCAGGTGA
- a CDS encoding DUF47 domain-containing protein: MGIRLTPQDPHFFELYAAAARHLVEGAGELTALLGASAEERELTLKRMHEIEAASGESTHEIVRKVNGSFVTPFDRTDMHALAVALHTCVGLMEAAVDLIVLYRVDEVLPRVAKQVEVISRMAEITADAMTRLRSMKGLTAYWVEVDRLENRANKAYRRMLAELFNTPGADPITVMKHKDIIDALEAAANGFEAVALKVEAIAVRES; the protein is encoded by the coding sequence TTGGGCATCCGCCTCACCCCGCAGGACCCGCACTTCTTCGAGCTCTACGCCGCTGCCGCGCGGCACCTCGTCGAGGGTGCGGGTGAGCTGACGGCGCTGCTCGGGGCATCGGCGGAGGAGCGCGAGCTGACCCTGAAGCGCATGCACGAGATCGAGGCGGCCTCGGGGGAGTCCACGCACGAGATCGTCCGCAAGGTCAACGGGTCGTTCGTGACCCCGTTCGACCGCACCGACATGCACGCGCTCGCCGTCGCCCTGCACACCTGCGTGGGGTTGATGGAGGCCGCCGTCGACCTCATCGTGCTGTACCGGGTCGACGAGGTGCTGCCACGGGTGGCCAAGCAGGTCGAGGTCATCTCGCGGATGGCTGAGATCACCGCCGACGCCATGACCCGGCTGCGCTCGATGAAGGGGCTCACGGCCTACTGGGTCGAGGTCGACCGGCTCGAGAACCGCGCAAACAAGGCCTACCGCCGCATGCTCGCCGAGCTGTTCAACACTCCCGGCGCAGACCCCATCACCGTGATGAAGCACAAGGACATCATCGACGCCCTCGAGGCGGCGGCCAACGGCTTCGAGGCGGTCGCGCTCAAGGTCGAGGCGATCGCCGTCCGGGAGTCCTGA
- a CDS encoding inorganic phosphate transporter codes for MDWVPVALVVALAMGFTYTNGFHDAANAIATSVSTRALTPKIALGLAATMNLLGGFAGVRVAQTIGADIISVPMGGAGVAVCAAALVGAICWNMLTWWRGMPSSSSHALIGGLGGAALAAGAAGATVKWQSILDNVLVPMLLSPVLGLLGGFAVMTAILWLFRRSAPGPTARGFRYAQTVSAAAMAFGHGMQDAAKTAGVVALTLVASGHRSPDDLSIPWWVIASSAVVLALGTYAGGWRIIRTLGSRIIDLTPPQGFAAEATAATVLYVATATGAPISTTHAISSAIVGVGATRSAKSVRWGVARSIVIAWVLTFPGAGLAAVVAYELLTLVT; via the coding sequence GTGGACTGGGTCCCCGTGGCGCTCGTCGTCGCCCTGGCGATGGGCTTCACGTACACGAACGGTTTCCACGACGCCGCGAACGCCATCGCGACCTCGGTGTCGACGCGGGCCCTGACCCCGAAGATCGCGCTCGGGCTGGCAGCGACCATGAACCTGCTCGGCGGGTTCGCCGGGGTCCGGGTGGCGCAGACCATCGGCGCGGACATCATCTCGGTGCCCATGGGGGGCGCCGGCGTGGCCGTGTGTGCCGCTGCCCTCGTGGGGGCGATCTGCTGGAACATGCTCACCTGGTGGCGAGGGATGCCGTCCTCCTCGTCGCACGCGCTCATCGGCGGGTTGGGCGGCGCGGCGCTCGCGGCCGGTGCGGCCGGCGCCACGGTGAAGTGGCAGAGCATCCTGGACAACGTTCTGGTGCCGATGCTGCTCTCGCCGGTGCTCGGCCTCCTCGGCGGGTTCGCCGTCATGACCGCGATCCTGTGGCTGTTCCGTCGGTCGGCCCCCGGGCCCACGGCGCGCGGCTTCCGCTATGCCCAGACGGTGTCGGCGGCCGCCATGGCCTTCGGCCACGGCATGCAGGATGCCGCGAAGACCGCCGGTGTCGTGGCCCTCACCCTCGTGGCGAGCGGGCACCGGTCACCGGACGACCTGTCGATCCCGTGGTGGGTCATCGCCTCGTCGGCCGTCGTGCTCGCCCTCGGGACGTACGCCGGGGGGTGGCGGATCATCCGCACCCTCGGCAGCCGCATCATCGACCTGACGCCGCCGCAGGGGTTCGCGGCCGAGGCGACGGCGGCGACGGTGCTCTACGTCGCGACCGCCACCGGTGCCCCGATCTCGACGACGCACGCGATCTCCTCGGCGATCGTGGGCGTCGGCGCGACCCGGTCGGCCAAGTCGGTGCGATGGGGGGTGGCGCGGTCGATCGTCATCGCCTGGGTGCTGACCTTCCCGGGCGCAGGCCTCGCCGCGGTGGTCGCCTACGAGCTGCTCACCCTGGTCACCTGA